A single genomic interval of Dyella sp. GSA-30 harbors:
- a CDS encoding FUSC family protein: MSAVIKENLSAWTRRWPWLPEFLAGERSSWAFVFKALLAMYLAAWLAMWLQLEAPATSMITVVLVIHPHSGMVLAKSFYRAIGTLAGSTFGLVLMGLFPQQRELFLLSLSLWVGLCAGGAMLYRNFMSYGFVLAGYTAAIVALPAINAPLTVFDSAVMRVSEVMLGIIVAGVVSDVVWPGSLRNVLRQRLAEHFAHFIDFARDSLVGGIAREDMERAHLRFVRAAVELEDLRSSVIFEDPEARARSGRMQLLNQRYMAAATSFQSLHHLINRMLRHGRQPVAEALIELYAPIGEALSPEVRDRHQPEILATRLQASVTRIPPLAAQLRTRFEDATSLLEFDTGQLLLRRFAEELREFSALYASMREQRQRGSVERAGFHRGNDYAGASVAVLRTFLTMIALSAMWIISGWTYGAGAMLLATIFSGLYATSAHPLAATSYTWVGYALGLLAAFFMTFWLLPGSDGFVMLIAASAPLLLIGPYLMTRNTLPGTGVGYTLGFVYILALKNPMVYDPERFINDGISQLVGLGLTGVAFIFVPAVTGSLWQRRRQLQQLRRQVVLAATAPVDGLLYRFESINRDLFQQITVHTGPGSDESRQLLAWAFSVHECGRAVIELRQAAAQGDLPERVESAVDDAVARVAELYLAPDASRWSRAERAVELAIDAGMQVPSSAQSRCPAILAQLHILRGALRDDETALAVYITPKEMPDAS, translated from the coding sequence ATGTCAGCGGTCATCAAGGAAAACCTCTCGGCCTGGACCCGGCGCTGGCCATGGCTGCCGGAGTTCCTTGCCGGCGAGCGCAGTTCGTGGGCGTTCGTGTTCAAGGCGCTGCTGGCGATGTATCTGGCCGCATGGCTGGCGATGTGGCTGCAGTTGGAGGCGCCGGCCACCTCGATGATTACCGTGGTGCTGGTGATCCATCCGCACAGCGGCATGGTGCTGGCGAAAAGCTTCTATCGGGCGATCGGTACGCTCGCAGGCAGCACGTTCGGTCTGGTCTTGATGGGGTTGTTTCCGCAGCAGCGCGAACTGTTCCTGCTCAGCCTCTCGCTATGGGTGGGCCTGTGCGCCGGTGGCGCCATGCTGTACCGCAACTTCATGTCCTATGGCTTCGTGCTGGCTGGCTATACGGCGGCGATCGTCGCTCTGCCGGCGATCAATGCGCCGCTGACGGTATTCGACTCGGCCGTGATGCGCGTGAGCGAGGTGATGCTCGGGATCATCGTGGCCGGCGTGGTCAGCGACGTCGTCTGGCCGGGTAGTCTGCGTAACGTCCTGCGCCAGCGTCTTGCCGAACACTTTGCGCATTTCATCGATTTTGCACGCGACAGCCTGGTTGGCGGGATCGCGCGCGAAGACATGGAGCGCGCGCATCTGCGCTTCGTTCGGGCGGCCGTGGAACTGGAGGACCTGCGTTCCAGCGTGATCTTCGAAGATCCCGAAGCGCGCGCCCGCAGCGGTCGCATGCAGTTGCTCAACCAGCGCTACATGGCGGCGGCGACCAGCTTTCAGTCGTTGCATCACCTGATCAACCGCATGCTGCGTCATGGGCGTCAGCCGGTCGCCGAGGCTTTGATCGAGCTGTACGCGCCCATCGGCGAAGCGTTGTCGCCGGAAGTACGCGATCGTCATCAGCCGGAGATTCTGGCCACGCGCCTGCAGGCGAGCGTAACGCGCATTCCGCCGCTGGCGGCCCAGTTGCGTACGCGTTTCGAAGACGCCACTTCACTGCTCGAATTCGATACCGGACAGTTGCTGCTGCGTCGTTTCGCCGAAGAGCTGCGCGAGTTCAGCGCGCTGTATGCCTCGATGCGCGAGCAGCGCCAGCGCGGCAGCGTCGAGCGCGCCGGATTTCATCGCGGCAACGACTATGCCGGCGCCTCGGTGGCGGTGTTGCGTACGTTTCTTACCATGATCGCGTTGAGCGCGATGTGGATCATCAGCGGTTGGACGTACGGTGCCGGGGCGATGTTGCTGGCAACGATCTTCAGTGGACTGTACGCAACGTCGGCGCACCCGCTGGCGGCCACGTCGTATACCTGGGTGGGTTATGCGTTGGGCCTGCTGGCCGCGTTCTTCATGACCTTCTGGTTGCTGCCGGGCAGCGACGGCTTTGTGATGCTGATCGCAGCCAGCGCGCCGTTGTTGCTGATCGGCCCCTATCTGATGACCCGCAACACGCTGCCGGGCACGGGTGTGGGCTATACGCTCGGCTTCGTCTACATCCTGGCGTTGAAGAATCCGATGGTCTACGACCCGGAGCGTTTCATCAACGATGGCATCTCGCAGCTGGTGGGCCTGGGCTTGACCGGCGTTGCCTTCATATTCGTGCCGGCGGTAACCGGCAGCCTGTGGCAGCGCCGTCGCCAGCTGCAGCAGTTGCGCCGTCAGGTCGTGTTGGCCGCCACCGCACCCGTGGACGGCCTGTTGTATCGCTTCGAAAGCATCAATCGCGATCTTTTCCAGCAGATCACCGTGCACACCGGCCCCGGCTCGGACGAATCGCGTCAGCTGCTGGCGTGGGCTTTTTCGGTGCACGAATGCGGGCGCGCGGTGATCGAATTGCGCCAGGCTGCCGCGCAGGGCGATCTGCCCGAGCGCGTGGAGAGCGCGGTCGATGACGCGGTCGCGCGGGTGGCCGAACTTTATCTGGCACCCGATGCTTCGCGGTGGAGTCGCGCCGAACGCGCTGTCGAGCTTGCGATCGATGCTGGCATGCAGGTGCCATCCTCCGCACAAAGCCGCTGCCCGGCCATCCTGGCGCAACTGCATATATTGCGCGGCGCGCTGCGCGACGACGAAACCGCATTGGCGGTGTACATCACGCCCAAGGAGATGCCCGATGCCTCGTGA
- a CDS encoding DUF4156 domain-containing protein, translated as MRKTLLLLVPTIALSACTWGITLTDEAKNVHTAWHGDVSSCRDLGKVTVSVQDHVGPVNRNDIKVRDELEVLARNEAATMHADTIKPLAEPVDGSQAWGAYSCGARPVGEERRRDAGASQPQQPGSAGGAQTFPVKGG; from the coding sequence ATGCGCAAGACCCTGTTGTTGCTCGTTCCCACCATTGCGCTCAGTGCCTGTACCTGGGGCATCACGCTGACCGATGAGGCCAAGAACGTCCACACGGCCTGGCACGGCGATGTGTCCTCCTGCCGCGATCTGGGCAAGGTCACGGTGTCGGTGCAGGACCATGTCGGTCCGGTCAATCGCAATGACATCAAGGTACGTGACGAGCTGGAAGTGCTGGCACGCAACGAAGCGGCCACCATGCATGCGGACACGATCAAGCCGTTGGCCGAACCGGTGGATGGTTCGCAGGCCTGGGGTGCGTATTCGTGCGGTGCGCGTCCCGTCGGCGAGGAGCGTCGTCGCGACGCCGGTGCGAGTCAGCCGCAGCAGCCGGGCTCGGCGGGCGGGGCACAGACGTTTCCGGTGAAAGGCGGTTAG
- a CDS encoding HU family DNA-binding protein, with the protein MAKKAATKKAAPKAAAKAPAAPKPIKETLSKSGLVAHLVEATGVVSKDVRAVLAALEGAVAGSVHKKGAGSFTLPGLLKITAISVPAKPKRKGINPFTKEEQWFAAKPATVKVKIRPLKKLKDAAV; encoded by the coding sequence ATGGCGAAGAAAGCAGCAACCAAGAAAGCGGCCCCGAAGGCCGCGGCCAAAGCTCCGGCCGCTCCGAAGCCGATCAAAGAAACCCTGAGCAAGTCGGGCCTGGTCGCCCACCTGGTCGAAGCCACCGGCGTTGTCTCCAAAGACGTGCGCGCCGTCCTGGCCGCGCTGGAAGGCGCCGTTGCAGGTTCCGTGCACAAGAAGGGCGCTGGCTCCTTCACCCTGCCGGGCCTGCTGAAGATCACCGCCATCAGCGTTCCGGCCAAGCCGAAGCGCAAGGGCATCAACCCGTTCACCAAGGAAGAGCAGTGGTTCGCCGCCAAGCCGGCCACCGTGAAGGTGAAGATCCGTCCGCTGAAGAAGCTCAAGGACGCAGCGGTCTAA
- a CDS encoding MarR family transcriptional regulator: MSSFEATEQRLAITCRRHPAFPREPAVVVRLIKHLHKRIHDDANAVLRPWGINHPEYNILMMMYGTEGYTLNPSQLADAAGEKSANITRLTNELCDKGLIERTASDEDRRKITLTLTAEGVAMIESFLPDICALLERQTTGLQSRDLAQLERLLKKFLVQLERD, translated from the coding sequence ATGAGCAGTTTCGAAGCAACCGAACAACGCCTGGCCATTACTTGCCGCCGTCATCCGGCCTTTCCGCGCGAGCCTGCGGTAGTAGTACGCCTGATCAAGCATTTGCACAAACGCATTCACGACGACGCCAATGCCGTGCTGCGTCCCTGGGGCATCAACCATCCGGAATACAACATCCTGATGATGATGTACGGCACGGAAGGGTATACCTTAAATCCATCACAGTTGGCCGATGCCGCCGGGGAGAAGTCGGCCAACATCACACGGTTGACCAACGAACTTTGCGACAAGGGACTGATCGAGCGCACGGCCAGCGATGAAGACCGCCGCAAGATCACCCTGACCCTGACTGCCGAAGGTGTAGCGATGATCGAGAGCTTTTTGCCCGATATCTGCGCCCTGCTCGAACGCCAGACCACGGGCTTGCAGTCGCGCGACCTGGCGCAGCTCGAGCGTCTGCTGAAGAAATTCCTCGTCCAGCTCGAACGGGATTGA